In Zingiber officinale cultivar Zhangliang chromosome 3B, Zo_v1.1, whole genome shotgun sequence, a single window of DNA contains:
- the LOC121967402 gene encoding monothiol glutaredoxin-S10-like — protein sequence MAAETHFALARTAASAAVFRVPSSLHNASLFHCRSLVSPPRTALGASAVAIYQAGGPSGRRRSFTVRSMSSSSSSSSSFGSRLEESIKKTITEHPVVVYSKTWCSYSMEVKALFKRIGVEPFVIELDQLGPQGPQIQKALERATGQFTVPNVFIGGKHIGGCTDTVKLHQKGELTTLLSELNASTEN from the exons ATGGCAGCCGAGACCCACTTTGCCCTAGCGAGAACAGCTGCCTCCGCCGCGGTCTTCCGCGTCCCGTCATCCCTTCACAATGCGTCCCTCTTCCATTGCCGCTCCCTCGTCTCCCCTCCTCGGACCGCCCTCGGCGCCTCCGCAGTCGCGATCTACCAGGCGGGAGGGCCATCGGGGCGACGCAGATCCTTTACCGTCCGATCCATGTCCTCTTCCTCCTCGTCGTCCTCGTCCTTCGGATCGCGGCTGGAGGAATCGATCAAGAAGACCATAACCGAACACCCTGTCGTCGTCTACTCCAAGACCTGGTGCTC GTATTCGATGGAGGTGAAGGCGTTATTCAAGCGGATTGGTGTGGAGCCATTTGTTATTGAACTCGATCAACTTG GTCCTCAAGGGCCACAAATACAGAAAGCATTGGAGAGAGCGACAGGGCAATTTACTGTTCCTAACGTATTCATCG GAGGCAAACATATTGGTGGCTGTACAG ATACCGTGAAACTTCATCAGAAAGGGGAGCTAACTACTCTGCTGTCCGAACTAAACGCTAGCACAGAAAATTAG
- the LOC122055162 gene encoding translation initiation factor IF-2-like — MGSALSGGRRDGRRLAEEREQLRAKVAALEEELREARSAAASRAEAWEAERRERGEETGWLKEAAPSRGGGDEAAAEEEARREEVVGKWKLLYLAIKTELDELIQRTRQERSFIGAEQGPIEQLQREVKAKEDAMGTLTSRVEAMEREASRRDREIDILKQSLRILSNGKKSRVGKNQIHQGLVCRR, encoded by the exons ATGGGAAGTGCACTCAGCGGCGGGAGGAGGGATGGCCGGCGGCTGGCGGAGGAGCGGGAGCAACTGCGGGCGAAGGTAGCGGCGCTGGAGGAGGAGCTGAGGGAGGCGCGCAGCGCCGCGGCGTCGAGGGCCGAGGCGTGGGAGGCGGAGCGGCGGGAGAGAGGGGAGGAGACAGGGTGGCTGAAGGAGGCCGCGCCGTCCAGGGGAGGCGGCGACGAGGCGGCGGCTGAGGAGGAGGCGCGGCGGGAGGAGGTGGTCGGGAAGTGGAAGCTGCTCTACCTCGCGATCAAGACCGAGCTCGACGAGCTCATCCAAAGGACTCGACAAG AGAGATCTTTCATCGGAGCGGAACAAGGTCCGATCGAGCAACTCCAGAGGGAGGTGAAGGCAAAGGAAGACGCGATGGGGACGCTAACGTCGCGCGTCGAGGCAATGGAGCGGGAGGCTTCGAGACGAGACCGGGAGATCGACATCTTGAAGCAAAGCTTAAGGATTCTAAGCAACGGCAAGAAGAGCCGCGTCGGGAAGAATCAAATTCATCAGGGACTCGTGTGTCGTAGATGA